The stretch of DNA ATCTAGGTAGTTTAAAGGCTTTGGTTAAACATGTATATGAATTAAAGGGCGGAGAAAGTTAACGTGTAACCATTGGATACACGTTGTTGAGTGTTCAAAATACAGCTTTGTTACGTCCAGTCTCTTTCGCTTTGTAAAGATTTTCATCTGCGCGATTGATGGCTTTATTAAGGTTTGCATCTTTTATATCTACTTGCGTCGCGCCAAGACTAAATGTGATTTTGTAATCACTTGGAATGTTTGATAGCTCAATAGCGTTCAAGTTTTTAGTCACTCGGTCAAAAATTAGTTTTACATCGTCAACGGTGGTGTTGGTTAAAACTAATAACCATTCTTCACCGCCGTAACGACCGAACCTGTCCTGATTACGAATGGAACTACTAAGCGCCGTTGAAAATGCCTTTAAGACATCATCACCTACATCATGGCCGAAGTTGTCGTTAATCGCTTTGAAAAAATCAACGTCAATAATAGCAATGGTTAAAGGTGAACGATTGCGTTTTGATATTTGAAACTGTCGCTCAGCAAACTCTAAAATAGCGCGCCTGTTAGGAGAGCCAGTAAGGTGATCTTTAAGGGCCATTTCTTGGAAGTGATTTTTATTTACGAGTATGCGACGAAGTAAGTAGCCGATAATAAGCATTAACACAACCGAAAATGCCAACGCTAATCGCCAGATTGTTGTTTCTTTTTGCTCTTGCTTTAATCGCAACTCTTGAAGTTCATTTTCTTGTTGCAAAATACGGTTGTCGGTCTCCTTCTTCTGACTATCGTAAGCTACTAACAACTCTTGAATCTGTTTGTTATTTTGTTTTTCGAACTGTTCGATATATTGCTTGGTTACATCTACTTGCAATTCATAGGCGACTTTAAAGTCTTTTTGCAATGCCGCCAGCTTAGCTTCCATTCTTGTATAACTAACATCCCATCTGTCATCTGCATATTCGTCAATGATAGGTTTTAACGCGAGCAGTTCTTGATTTACTTCATCTGACTTTTCTAATTCAATTAGACAGTTAATTTTACCAATAGAGGTAGATACAATATTGTTCTTGTCGTTATTTTCTTTAAAAAAAGCTAATGCTTGCTCGTAATACAACAACGCCTTTTCAAAGTTCTTTTGTTTTTCAAATAGCTCACCAAACGCTTGGTTTGTCCATGCAACGCCAGCTAAGTCGTCTATCTCGCGATTTAACGCTAATGTTTGAGTTAATGTTTCTTGAGCTTTAGCGTAGTCATTCTTGGCGATGTAGTTACCAGCTAAATTAAAAAGTGTTACAGACTCACTGTATTTGTCGTTGCTTTTAATCGAAATCTGTCTCACTTCTTCTAAATATTTTATGGCAATATCGTATTCAG from Psychrosphaera aestuarii encodes:
- a CDS encoding tetratricopeptide repeat-containing diguanylate cyclase — encoded protein: MRILIILIFFLSIGKVLAEPSNEVEFKKQLDVMAVDYASTPKQQLEQLEALILLAEAEDWRHSEIRAQVYKAELLLALEQIQSAQQIVDLYFPRTTAAHLLESRTRFQLIQLTINTIQNKPVSSLINDIEENLLLIEDEKVVAGIINALGINAYNNRKTEQALNYFKKSQALYEKLGDEVGLSSTLNGLANIFSQRAEYDIAIKYLEEVRQISIKSNDKYSESVTLFNLAGNYIAKNDYAKAQETLTQTLALNREIDDLAGVAWTNQAFGELFEKQKNFEKALLYYEQALAFFKENNDKNNIVSTSIGKINCLIELEKSDEVNQELLALKPIIDEYADDRWDVSYTRMEAKLAALQKDFKVAYELQVDVTKQYIEQFEKQNNKQIQELLVAYDSQKKETDNRILQQENELQELRLKQEQKETTIWRLALAFSVVLMLIIGYLLRRILVNKNHFQEMALKDHLTGSPNRRAILEFAERQFQISKRNRSPLTIAIIDVDFFKAINDNFGHDVGDDVLKAFSTALSSSIRNQDRFGRYGGEEWLLVLTNTTVDDVKLIFDRVTKNLNAIELSNIPSDYKITFSLGATQVDIKDANLNKAINRADENLYKAKETGRNKAVF